Sequence from the Prosthecobacter debontii genome:
CTCATGTCATTCTAGCGGCGTACTGGATGGAATGTTCAGGCAAGGACTCAGTGAGGTTTGAAAATGCATTGGTGCAGACGGTGCAACGATTGAAGGAGGCCGGTCCCCAAGTCTGGGTGGTCCTGGACGTGCCAACTCAACCTTACGATGTTCCTAAGGCATTAGCTCTCGGTGGCCTCTGGCCTAGCGATGCCGTCGCCATGAGCACGAGCATGGAAGAGTATCACGTGGCCAATAAGGTGATGCAATCCTTGATACCTCGCTTAAAAACGGCGGGAGCTCATGTGGTTGAACCCATGGAACTTCTCACTGGTGCGAAGGGACGCAGCCGTGTCGAGCATGGGGGGCACTCACTTTACATCGATTCTCACCACCTCTCGGTTACAGGGGCGCTTTTCCTCAAGCCTTTGTTTGAGCCTCTGTTTAAATGATCACAGATACAGCGTCGTTCCTGGTGGCACCGGGCGCTTTTTCGTGGGCTTGTAGCTCTTCTTCTTCGCCTGTTGGTGAGGTGTAGAAGGGGTGGCCTCTGGGGGCTCATAGGCCGCCACGGAGGCATCACCCACGATCTCGACTGGTGTGCCGTGAGGGGTGGCATGATAAAACGCCGCTGCCATGTGAGTGGGCAGACGGATGCAGCCGTGCGAGGCGGGATAGCCCGGCAGGTAGCCTTCATGCATGCCAATGGCTCCAGTGACCCGCATGAAATAGTGCATCTTGGCTCCCAGAAAACGAGTGCCGGGTGGGCGGATGTCCGTGCGCACGTCCACATCTTCCATCACCACGTTGTCCGCCTCATCCACATAGGCTCCATAGAGGGAGGAGCGATGATAACGGTCCTTTTCAGTGATGCGAAAAACCCCTGTCACAGTGGAGTGGCTTTCTCGGCCAGAGGAAATCGGAGACAGCCCCACGAGC
This genomic interval carries:
- a CDS encoding L,D-transpeptidase family protein, with amino-acid sequence MISLCPLVRLNCALLLVGSLLSSCSSQPTPPAAGSAPIVKRDKAFWNGDQVAGSPRIVIDLSAQRIRYYKGGQLVGLSPISSGRESHSTVTGVFRITEKDRYHRSSLYGAYVDEADNVVMEDVDVRTDIRPPGTRFLGAKMHYFMRVTGAIGMHEGYLPGYPASHGCIRLPTHMAAAFYHATPHGTPVEIVGDASVAAYEPPEATPSTPHQQAKKKSYKPTKKRPVPPGTTLYL